Part of the Listeria innocua genome is shown below.
TAGGAATTGATGCCGGTTCAACGACAACGAAATTAATTTTAATGAGCCAAACCAACGAAATTTTATACTCATTTTATTCAAGCAATAACGGTAATCCACTTCAATCTGTTATTGATGCAACAAGCGATTTATATGAAATCTTACCAGAAAAAGTTCGAATAGCGCAGTCTGGAATTACAGGTTACGGCGAGTCGCTTATTAAAGCCGCACTTAAAATTGATGTTGGCGAAATAGAAACCGTAGCGCATTATCGTGCTGCTCGTGAGTTTTTGCCGGATGTTGATTTTATTTTAGACATTGGCGGACAAGATATGAAATGTATGAAAATTAAAAAAGGGGCACTGGATAGCTTAATGCTCAATGAAGCTTGTTCAGCCGGATGTGGTTCGTTCCTTGAAACTTTTGCGCAAACACTTAATTTATCCATTGAAGAATTCGCTGCCAGAGCCTTGGAAGCAAAAGCTCCAGTTGACTTAGGTTCGCGCTGTACGGTGTTCATGAATTCCAAAGTGAAACAAGTGCAAAAAGAAGGCGTTAGTATGGAAGATTTATCCGCGGGTCTCGCATATTCCGTCGTAAAAAATGCCCTTCAAAAAGTAATTAAACTCCGTAGCCCGAAAGATATTGGTGAAAAAGTCATCGTTCAAGGCGGAACTTTTTACAATGAATCCGTATTACGTGCTTTTGAGCTTTTAACAGGGCGGGAAGTTGTTCGACCGGATATTGCGGGAATGATGGGGGCTTATGGTGCTGCTTTAATCGCCAGGGAACATTATGAAACTGGCGAAGTAACCGAGATGCTCGTACTGGAAAAATTACGTGAATTTAGTGCAGATACGTCGCAATCACGTTGTAACCTTTGTAGTAACACATGCCAGTTAACCGTGACAAGATTTGGCGATGACCGGATGTTTGTTAGTGGAAACCGTTGTGAACGCGGCGAACGTGTCGAAACAAAACGCAACTTACTACCAAACTTATATGCGTATAAATTAAAACGTACCTTTGATTACAAATCACTGAAAAAATCCGAAGCTACAAGGGGCACCATTGGCATACCGCGTGCGCTGAATGTTTTTGAAAACTATCCGCTGTGGCATACGATTTTAACAAACTTAGGTTTCCGTGTCGTTTTATCGTCTAAATCGTCTAAAAACCTGTATGACAAAGGTATCGAAACGATTGCTTCTGAAGCGGTTTGTTTCCCAGCCAAATTAACACATGGTCATATTATGGATTTAATTAAGAAAAAAGCGGATCGCATTTTCTATCCATCTGTTGTTTATGAAAAACCAGAATTTGGCGAGGCGACAAATAACTTTAACTGTCCAGTGGTGGCCGGTTATCCTGAAGTTATTCGTGTGAATGTGGATGCTTTGGAAGAAAAAAACATCCCGATGATTAGTCCATTTTTAACGTTAGATAATGAAAAAGCATTAATCGAACAAATGAGTCTCGCATTCCCAGAAATTCCAGCTGCTGATATGGAAAAAGCAGTCCAAGCTGGATTAGAGGAAGCAGAACTTTGCCGTAAAGATATTCAAGCTGAAGGAGAAGCGGCACTTACTTATATTAAGAAAAATAAAATTAAAGGAATTGTTCTTGCTGGGCACCCGTATCACATTGATCCAGAAGTGAACCACGGCATTCCTGAACTTATTACGATGAATGGCATGGCGGTTCTTACCGAAGATTCAATTTCTCATCTTGGTGAAATTGACCATAAACTCCGCGTCGAAAATCAGTGGAAATATCACGCAAGACTATATCGCGCAGCTAGCTTTACTGCTAAAAGTGAAGATTTAGAATTTGTGCAATTGACGTCATTTGGTTGCGGACTTGATGCAATTACGACGGATATGTGCCAAGAAATCATTGAAGGTCATAATAAAGTATATACACTACTTAAAATCGATGAAATCAACAACCTTGGTGCCGCTCGTATTCGCGTACGTTCGTTAAAAGCAGCAATGGAAGAACGTGAGAAAAACAATGTGAAACCAGGAATTATGGCAAAACCAAAAGAACGACCATTATTTACAAAGGAAATGAAGAAAACCTATACTATTTTAGCGCCACAGCTAGCTCCGACCCATTTTGAAATGTTAGAAGCAGCTTGTAAAGTGGGCGGTTATAACTTGGAAGTGTTACCAGCAGTTACGCCTCGCGCGGTTGATGAGGGGTTACGTTACGTAAATAATGATGCATGTTATCCGGCGATTTTAACTATCGGACAAATGATGGATGCGCTGAAACATGGTGATTATGATGTGAATAATTTAGCGGTATTGATGACGCAAACGGGCGGAGGATGCCGGGCAACCAACTATATCTCGATGTTGAAAAAAGCACTTGGAGAAGCTGGCCTTGACCATATCCCAGTTATTTCGCTTAATGCTAATGGGTTAGAAAAACAACCAGGTTTTAAAATGACGCCAAAAGTTCTCATTCGTTTCTTGGCTGGAATTAGTTTAGGTGATGCCCTCGACCGAATGCTATACCGAACCAGACCATATGAAGTCGAACCAGGAAGTGCGAATAAACTATTCCGTAAATACCTTGATGCCGGACGTGCTCTAATGGAAAATTATTCCTTCGTAGCATATAAAAAATTAGCAAACGAAATGGTTCGCGCTTTTGATAACCTGCCAATTACAAATGAAGTGAAACCAAGAGTTGGTGTGGTTGGAGAAATTCTCGTGAAATTCCATCCCGGGGCTAATAATAATATTGTTGATGTCATTGAAGACGAGGGCGGAGAAGCGGTTGTTCCAGACTTAACAGATTTCATTTTATATTGTTGTTATGACGATCATTTTGCAGCGAATACTTTCGGACGTTCCAAAGTAAAATCATTCGCGAAACAAAGCGTTGCGATTCCGCTCATTAATCAATTCCGCAAACCAGTGACAGATGCGCTGAAGAAAAGTGAACGCTTTGAAGCACCAGCAAGTATCGAATCTATTGCTGAAAAAGCGAGCCAATTACTATCACTCGGAAATAAAATGGGTGAAGGCTGGTTCTTAACAGGAGAAATGTTTGAATTACTCGATAGTAACGTACCAAATATCGCGTGCTTACAACCATTTGCTTGTTTGCCAAACCATATTACCGGTCGAGGGATGATTAAAGGACTCAAAAAAATGTATCCAGAAGCTAACATCATGTCGATTGACTACGATGCCGGATCAAGTTCTGTGAATCAACTAAATCGAATCAAACTAATGCTCTCCATCGCCAGAAAACAACTAGAAACGACAGAAGTTATCACCGAAAAAGAA
Proteins encoded:
- a CDS encoding 2-hydroxyacyl-CoA dehydratase, with the translated sequence MIHAGLDVGSTTAKAVALNDQGDILFQTYRRHFSDIKKVTLEIMQDMQKKCGMTEMTFKITGSSGLAISKFLNVPFVQEVIACTEAVEQVIPETDVVIELGGEDAKIIYFSGGIEQRMNNACAGGTGAFIDQIATLLQTDPTGLNELAQNANTIYPIASRCGVFAKTDVQPLLNEGARKEDIAASIFQSVVTQTISGLACGRPIRGKVAFLGGPLTFLDQLRYRFTETLKMKDSDIIAPQNAEYFIALGTAFTGLNDVPIKVADMINRLSNMDMTTMATDTVILPALFENNEDLEDFRARHNQMKAKRAKLEDYEGDAYLGIDAGSTTTKLILMSQTNEILYSFYSSNNGNPLQSVIDATSDLYEILPEKVRIAQSGITGYGESLIKAALKIDVGEIETVAHYRAAREFLPDVDFILDIGGQDMKCMKIKKGALDSLMLNEACSAGCGSFLETFAQTLNLSIEEFAARALEAKAPVDLGSRCTVFMNSKVKQVQKEGVSMEDLSAGLAYSVVKNALQKVIKLRSPKDIGEKVIVQGGTFYNESVLRAFELLTGREVVRPDIAGMMGAYGAALIAREHYETGEVTEMLVLEKLREFSADTSQSRCNLCSNTCQLTVTRFGDDRMFVSGNRCERGERVETKRNLLPNLYAYKLKRTFDYKSLKKSEATRGTIGIPRALNVFENYPLWHTILTNLGFRVVLSSKSSKNLYDKGIETIASEAVCFPAKLTHGHIMDLIKKKADRIFYPSVVYEKPEFGEATNNFNCPVVAGYPEVIRVNVDALEEKNIPMISPFLTLDNEKALIEQMSLAFPEIPAADMEKAVQAGLEEAELCRKDIQAEGEAALTYIKKNKIKGIVLAGHPYHIDPEVNHGIPELITMNGMAVLTEDSISHLGEIDHKLRVENQWKYHARLYRAASFTAKSEDLEFVQLTSFGCGLDAITTDMCQEIIEGHNKVYTLLKIDEINNLGAARIRVRSLKAAMEEREKNNVKPGIMAKPKERPLFTKEMKKTYTILAPQLAPTHFEMLEAACKVGGYNLEVLPAVTPRAVDEGLRYVNNDACYPAILTIGQMMDALKHGDYDVNNLAVLMTQTGGGCRATNYISMLKKALGEAGLDHIPVISLNANGLEKQPGFKMTPKVLIRFLAGISLGDALDRMLYRTRPYEVEPGSANKLFRKYLDAGRALMENYSFVAYKKLANEMVRAFDNLPITNEVKPRVGVVGEILVKFHPGANNNIVDVIEDEGGEAVVPDLTDFILYCCYDDHFAANTFGRSKVKSFAKQSVAIPLINQFRKPVTDALKKSERFEAPASIESIAEKASQLLSLGNKMGEGWFLTGEMFELLDSNVPNIACLQPFACLPNHITGRGMIKGLKKMYPEANIMSIDYDAGSSSVNQLNRIKLMLSIARKQLETTEVITEKETNTRFNPREKILGKAKQVRESAPVEMIGNKVKQARDADPVGAIAQKVKHVASSNEHVQTDND